A single genomic interval of Lathyrus oleraceus cultivar Zhongwan6 chromosome 7, CAAS_Psat_ZW6_1.0, whole genome shotgun sequence harbors:
- the LOC127100905 gene encoding cyanogenic beta-glucosidase isoform X3: MTPFHFNVFPLFFILSITIVTHIDAAEPFPLHDVPHLNRSSFPPDFVFGTASSAFQYEGAAFEDGKGPSIWDTFAHKYPEKITDGSTGDVADDSYNRYSDDIRIMKCMNMDAYRFSISWSRVLPKGKLSGGVNSEGINYYNNLIDELLANGLQPYVTIFHWDVPQALEDEYGGFLSRHIVDDFRDYAELCFKKFGDRVKRWITLNEPRSVSKNGYANGRFAPGRCSDWLKMNCTGGDSGTEPYLTSHYQLLAHAAAAKLYKTKYQASQKGLLGITLNSDWFVPVSKEKADRDAAQRALDFMFGWYMEPLTKGEYPKSMQSMVGKRLPKFSEKESEQLKGSFDFLGLNYYSSFYAANAPHLRGAEPAQQTDALVNVTNQHDGKLLGPMAASSWLCIYPRGFRELLLFIKKQYNNPVIYITENGYDEFNDPTLSLEESLIDTYRIDYFYRHLYYLQTAIKIRI; encoded by the exons ATGACACCATTCCATTTCAACGTGTTTCCGTTATTCTTCATTCTATCCATCACCATTGTTACACATATCGATGCTGCTGAACCTTTTCCCCTTCACGACGTTCCTCATCTCAATCGTAGCAGTTTCCCGCCAGATTTCGTTTTTGGAACAGCCTCTTCTGCATTTCAG TATGAAGGTGCAGCATTTGAAGATGGAAAAGGACCTAGCATTTGGGATACTTTCGCTCATAAATATCCAG AAAAAATTACAGATGGAAGTACTGGAGATGTTGCTGATGATTCGTATAATCGGTACTCG GATGATATCAGAATCATGAAGTGTATGAATATGGATGCTTATAGATTCTCCATTTCATGGTCTAGAGTGCTACCAA AAGGAAAGCTTAGTGGAGGTGTAAATAGTGAAGGGATTAATTACTATAACAACCTCATCGATGAACTATTGGCTAATG GTCTCCAACCATATGTGACCATTTTTCACTGGGACGTTCCACAAGCCTTAGAGGATGAGTATGGCGGTTTTTTAAGCCGTCACATTGT AGATGATTTTAGGGACTATGCTGAACTTTGCTTCAAGAAATTTGGTGATAGAGTGAAACGTTGGATTACTTTGAATGAACCAAGAAGTGTGAGTAAGAATGGCTATGCAAACGGAAGGTTTGCACCAGGGCGATGCTCAGACTGGTTGAAAATGAATTGCACAGGAGGTGATTCGGGGACAGAACCGTATTTGACTTCGCACTACCAACTTCTTGCTCATGCTGCTGCTGCAAAACTGTACAAGACCAAGTATCAG GCATCTCAAAAGGGTTTACTAGGGATTACCTTAAACTCTGATTGGTTTGTGCCTGTGTCTAAAGAGAAAGCAGATCGTGATGCGGCACAACGAGCCCTCGACTTCATGTTTGGATG GTACATGGAGCCACTCACCAAAGGTGAGTATCCAAAAAGCATGCAATCCATGGTGGGAAAACGGCTACCGAAGTTCTCCGAAAAAGAATCAGAGCAACTTAAGGGGTCCTTCGATTTTCTAGGCCTAAACTATTATTCATCCTTTTATGCTGCTAATGCACCTCACCTACGGGGGGCTGAACCAGCCCAACAAACTGATGCTCTTGTTAATGTTACAA ATCAGCATGATGGAAAGCTCCTTGGTCCAATG GCTGCTTCCAGCTGGTTGTGCATTTATCCACGAGGGTTTCGAGAACTATTGCTTTTCATAAAGAAACAGTACAACAACCCTGTAATTTACATTACTGAAAATG GTTATGATGAGTTCAACGATCCAACTCTATCACTTGAAGAATCCCTTATAGATACTTACAGGATTGATTACTTTTATCGTCATCTTTATTATCTTCAAACCGCAATCAA AATCAGAATTTGA
- the LOC127100905 gene encoding cyanogenic beta-glucosidase isoform X1: protein MTPFHFNVFPLFFILSITIVTHIDAAEPFPLHDVPHLNRSSFPPDFVFGTASSAFQYEGAAFEDGKGPSIWDTFAHKYPEKITDGSTGDVADDSYNRYSDDIRIMKCMNMDAYRFSISWSRVLPKGKLSGGVNSEGINYYNNLIDELLANGLQPYVTIFHWDVPQALEDEYGGFLSRHIVDDFRDYAELCFKKFGDRVKRWITLNEPRSVSKNGYANGRFAPGRCSDWLKMNCTGGDSGTEPYLTSHYQLLAHAAAAKLYKTKYQASQKGLLGITLNSDWFVPVSKEKADRDAAQRALDFMFGWYMEPLTKGEYPKSMQSMVGKRLPKFSEKESEQLKGSFDFLGLNYYSSFYAANAPHLRGAEPAQQTDALVNVTNQHDGKLLGPMAASSWLCIYPRGFRELLLFIKKQYNNPVIYITENGYDEFNDPTLSLEESLIDTYRIDYFYRHLYYLQTAIKRDGVNVKGYFAWSLLDNMEWDSGYTVRFGLVFVDFKNDLKRYPKLSAHWFKKFLKKS, encoded by the exons ATGACACCATTCCATTTCAACGTGTTTCCGTTATTCTTCATTCTATCCATCACCATTGTTACACATATCGATGCTGCTGAACCTTTTCCCCTTCACGACGTTCCTCATCTCAATCGTAGCAGTTTCCCGCCAGATTTCGTTTTTGGAACAGCCTCTTCTGCATTTCAG TATGAAGGTGCAGCATTTGAAGATGGAAAAGGACCTAGCATTTGGGATACTTTCGCTCATAAATATCCAG AAAAAATTACAGATGGAAGTACTGGAGATGTTGCTGATGATTCGTATAATCGGTACTCG GATGATATCAGAATCATGAAGTGTATGAATATGGATGCTTATAGATTCTCCATTTCATGGTCTAGAGTGCTACCAA AAGGAAAGCTTAGTGGAGGTGTAAATAGTGAAGGGATTAATTACTATAACAACCTCATCGATGAACTATTGGCTAATG GTCTCCAACCATATGTGACCATTTTTCACTGGGACGTTCCACAAGCCTTAGAGGATGAGTATGGCGGTTTTTTAAGCCGTCACATTGT AGATGATTTTAGGGACTATGCTGAACTTTGCTTCAAGAAATTTGGTGATAGAGTGAAACGTTGGATTACTTTGAATGAACCAAGAAGTGTGAGTAAGAATGGCTATGCAAACGGAAGGTTTGCACCAGGGCGATGCTCAGACTGGTTGAAAATGAATTGCACAGGAGGTGATTCGGGGACAGAACCGTATTTGACTTCGCACTACCAACTTCTTGCTCATGCTGCTGCTGCAAAACTGTACAAGACCAAGTATCAG GCATCTCAAAAGGGTTTACTAGGGATTACCTTAAACTCTGATTGGTTTGTGCCTGTGTCTAAAGAGAAAGCAGATCGTGATGCGGCACAACGAGCCCTCGACTTCATGTTTGGATG GTACATGGAGCCACTCACCAAAGGTGAGTATCCAAAAAGCATGCAATCCATGGTGGGAAAACGGCTACCGAAGTTCTCCGAAAAAGAATCAGAGCAACTTAAGGGGTCCTTCGATTTTCTAGGCCTAAACTATTATTCATCCTTTTATGCTGCTAATGCACCTCACCTACGGGGGGCTGAACCAGCCCAACAAACTGATGCTCTTGTTAATGTTACAA ATCAGCATGATGGAAAGCTCCTTGGTCCAATG GCTGCTTCCAGCTGGTTGTGCATTTATCCACGAGGGTTTCGAGAACTATTGCTTTTCATAAAGAAACAGTACAACAACCCTGTAATTTACATTACTGAAAATG GTTATGATGAGTTCAACGATCCAACTCTATCACTTGAAGAATCCCTTATAGATACTTACAGGATTGATTACTTTTATCGTCATCTTTATTATCTTCAAACCGCAATCAA AAGGGATGGTGTGAATGTAAAGGGATATTTTGCATGGTCATTGTTGGATAACATGGAATGGGACTCTGGCTACACGGTGCGATTCGGACTCGTCTTTGTGGATTTTAAAAATGACTTGAAAAGATATCCAAAACTCTCGGCGCATTGGTTCAAGAAATTCCTCAAAAAATCTTAG
- the LOC127100905 gene encoding cyanogenic beta-glucosidase isoform X2: MTPFHFNVFPLFFILSITIVTHIDAAEPFPLHDVPHLNRSSFPPDFVFGTASSAFQYEGAAFEDGKGPSIWDTFAHKYPEKITDGSTGDVADDSYNRYSDDIRIMKCMNMDAYRFSISWSRVLPKGKLSGGVNSEGINYYNNLIDELLANGLQPYVTIFHWDVPQALEDEYGGFLSRHIVDDFRDYAELCFKKFGDRVKRWITLNEPRSVSKNGYANGRFAPGRCSDWLKMNCTGGDSGTEPYLTSHYQLLAHAAAAKLYKTKYQASQKGLLGITLNSDWFVPVSKEKADRDAAQRALDFMFGWYMEPLTKGEYPKSMQSMVGKRLPKFSEKESEQLKGSFDFLGLNYYSSFYAANAPHLRGAEPAQQTDALVNVTNQHDGKLLGPMAASSWLCIYPRGFRELLLFIKKQYNNPVIYITENGYDEFNDPTLSLEESLIDTYRIDYFYRHLYYLQTAIKDGVNVKGYFAWSLLDNMEWDSGYTVRFGLVFVDFKNDLKRYPKLSAHWFKKFLKKS, encoded by the exons ATGACACCATTCCATTTCAACGTGTTTCCGTTATTCTTCATTCTATCCATCACCATTGTTACACATATCGATGCTGCTGAACCTTTTCCCCTTCACGACGTTCCTCATCTCAATCGTAGCAGTTTCCCGCCAGATTTCGTTTTTGGAACAGCCTCTTCTGCATTTCAG TATGAAGGTGCAGCATTTGAAGATGGAAAAGGACCTAGCATTTGGGATACTTTCGCTCATAAATATCCAG AAAAAATTACAGATGGAAGTACTGGAGATGTTGCTGATGATTCGTATAATCGGTACTCG GATGATATCAGAATCATGAAGTGTATGAATATGGATGCTTATAGATTCTCCATTTCATGGTCTAGAGTGCTACCAA AAGGAAAGCTTAGTGGAGGTGTAAATAGTGAAGGGATTAATTACTATAACAACCTCATCGATGAACTATTGGCTAATG GTCTCCAACCATATGTGACCATTTTTCACTGGGACGTTCCACAAGCCTTAGAGGATGAGTATGGCGGTTTTTTAAGCCGTCACATTGT AGATGATTTTAGGGACTATGCTGAACTTTGCTTCAAGAAATTTGGTGATAGAGTGAAACGTTGGATTACTTTGAATGAACCAAGAAGTGTGAGTAAGAATGGCTATGCAAACGGAAGGTTTGCACCAGGGCGATGCTCAGACTGGTTGAAAATGAATTGCACAGGAGGTGATTCGGGGACAGAACCGTATTTGACTTCGCACTACCAACTTCTTGCTCATGCTGCTGCTGCAAAACTGTACAAGACCAAGTATCAG GCATCTCAAAAGGGTTTACTAGGGATTACCTTAAACTCTGATTGGTTTGTGCCTGTGTCTAAAGAGAAAGCAGATCGTGATGCGGCACAACGAGCCCTCGACTTCATGTTTGGATG GTACATGGAGCCACTCACCAAAGGTGAGTATCCAAAAAGCATGCAATCCATGGTGGGAAAACGGCTACCGAAGTTCTCCGAAAAAGAATCAGAGCAACTTAAGGGGTCCTTCGATTTTCTAGGCCTAAACTATTATTCATCCTTTTATGCTGCTAATGCACCTCACCTACGGGGGGCTGAACCAGCCCAACAAACTGATGCTCTTGTTAATGTTACAA ATCAGCATGATGGAAAGCTCCTTGGTCCAATG GCTGCTTCCAGCTGGTTGTGCATTTATCCACGAGGGTTTCGAGAACTATTGCTTTTCATAAAGAAACAGTACAACAACCCTGTAATTTACATTACTGAAAATG GTTATGATGAGTTCAACGATCCAACTCTATCACTTGAAGAATCCCTTATAGATACTTACAGGATTGATTACTTTTATCGTCATCTTTATTATCTTCAAACCGCAATCAA GGATGGTGTGAATGTAAAGGGATATTTTGCATGGTCATTGTTGGATAACATGGAATGGGACTCTGGCTACACGGTGCGATTCGGACTCGTCTTTGTGGATTTTAAAAATGACTTGAAAAGATATCCAAAACTCTCGGCGCATTGGTTCAAGAAATTCCTCAAAAAATCTTAG
- the LOC127100906 gene encoding beta-glucosidase 12, which produces MALNAYRSLFNFGVLTLIIMAAAVTPTTLVDRTSLNRSSFPAGFIFGTASSSYQYEGAANEGGRGQSTWDNFTHKYPEKILDRSNGDVAVDQYHRYKDDVAIMKYMNTDAYRFSISWPRILPKGKVSAGINQEGIKYYNNLINELLDNGLVPFVTLFHWDLPQALQDEYEGFLSPNIINDFQDYAELCFKEFGDRVNHWITLNEPHSYSMGTEPYMASHNQLLAHAAAVKIYRTNYQASQNGSIGITLNCHWFLPFSNDTLDHQAAQRALDFMFGWFMQPMTTGEYPLSMVSFVGNRLPKFTREQSKILTGSFDFIGVNYYTSNYAANIPHSNNDTSKSTYFKDTHVNLTTERNGIPIGPRAASPWLFVYPRGIQELLLYTKTKYNNPLIYITENGMDEFNDPTLSLEEALSDTYRIDYFYRHLYYISSAIKHGVKVQGYFAWSLLDNFEWIAGYTMRFGINFVDYKDNLKRHHKLSAHWFRNFLKKH; this is translated from the exons ATGGCATTGAATGCCTATCGAAGTCTCTTCAACTTTGGTGTCTTGACTCTTATTATAATGGCCGCGGCTGTTACTCCTACTACACTTGTTGACCGGACATCTCTTAATCGAAGCAGTTTTCCGGCAGGTTTCATTTTTGGTACTGCCTCCTCCTCCTATCAG TATGAAGGTGCTGCAAATGAAGGGGGTAGAGGACAAAGTACATGGGATAACTTTACTCATAAATATCCAG AAAAAATATTGGACAGAAGCAATGGAGATGTAGCTGTTGATCAGTATCATCGTTATAAG GATGATGTTGCAATCATGAAGTATATGAACACAGATGCATACAGATTCTCCATCTCATGGCCAAGGATATTGCCAA AAGGAAAAGTAAGCGCAGGTATCAACCAAGAAGGAATCAAATATTACAACAACCTCATCAATGAGCTACTCGATAATG GTCTAGTACCATTTGTAACCCTTTTCCATTGGGATCTTCCCCAAGCCTTACAAGACGAGTACGAAGGTTTCTTGAGCCCCAATATCAT AAATGATTTTCAGGACTATGCAGAGCTATGCTTCAAGGAATTTGGAGACAGAGTGAACCATTGGATTACTCTTAATGAGCCGCACTCTTACAGTATGGGTACAGAGCCCTACATGGCCTCACACAACCAACTCCTCGCTCATGCAGCCGCTGTCAAAATTTATAGAACCAACTATCAG GCTTCTCAAAACGGTTCAATAGGCATCACCTTAAACTGTCACTGGTTTTTGCCTTTCTCAAATGACACATTAGATCATCAAGCTGCTCAACGCGCTCTTGATTTCATGTTTGGATG GTTTATGCAGCCAATGACAACAGGAGAGTATCCACTAAGCATGGTGTCTTTTGTGGGAAATCGGTTACCAAAGTTCACTCGAGAGCAATCCAAGATACTTACCGGCTCATTTGATTTTATCGGAGTCAATTACTACACCTCAAATTATGCGGCCAATATACCACATTCAAATAACGACACAAGCAAATCTACctatttcaaggatactcatgtcAACTTAACAA CTGAGCGAAATGGGATACCAATTGGACCACGG GCTGCTTCGCCTTGGCTATTTGTTTATCCAAGGGGGATTCAGGAACTACTACTATACACAAAGACAAAGTATAACAATCCTTTGATATACATCACAGAAAATGGTATGGATGAGTTCAACGATCCAACACTATCACTTGAAGAGGCGCTTTCGGATACTTATAGAATTGATTACTTTTATCGTCATCTTTATTATATTTCATCTGCAATCAA GCATGGCGTGAAAGTACAAGGATATTTCGCATGGTCACTTTTAGATAACTTTGAATGGATTGCCGGATACACCATGCGTTTTGGAATTAACTTTGTTGATTACAAAGATAATCTTAAAAGACACCATAAACTCTCTGCCCATTGGTTTAGGAATTTTCTTAAAAAACATTAG
- the LOC127100904 gene encoding cyanogenic beta-glucosidase — protein sequence MAVFHINVFLLLSLLTITIVTPMNGFKPLGVHEVFDFNRSSFPKGFVFGTASSAYQYEGAAFEGGKGPSIWDNFTHKYTEKIRDRSNGDVADDSYHKYKEDIELIKDLNMDAYRFSISWSRVLPKGKLSGGVNPEGIKYYNNLINELLAKGLQPYVTLFHWDVPQALEDEYGGFLSRHIVDDFRDYAELCFKEFGDRVKHWITINEPWSVSMNAYAIGKFAPGRCSDWLNLNCTGGDSGTEPYLTAHNQLLAHSAAANLYRIKYKSSQRGIIGITLVSYWYEPATTAKADVDASKRGLDFMFGWYMNPLTRGKYPKSMLTLVGKRLPKFSKEESRELKGSFDFLGLNYYSSYYAADAPHLRNAAQPAIQTDSLINATFEHNGKPLGPMSASSWLCIYPKGFRNLLLYTKKTYKDPVIYITENGRDEFNDPTLSLEESLLDTYRIDYYYRHLYYLETAIRDGVNVKGYFAWSLLDNFEWESGLSLRFGLVFVDFKDGQKRHPKLSAEWFKNFLVKS from the exons atggCAGTATTTCATATCAATGTGTTTCTGTTACTCTCTCTTTTAACCATCACCATTGTTACTCCTATGAATGGTTTTAAACCTCTCGGTGTTCATGAAGTTTTTGATTTCAACCGAAGCAGTTTTCCCAAAGGCTTTGTTTTTGGAACAGCCTCTTCTGCATATCAG TATGAAGGTGCAGCATTTGAGGGTGGAAAAGGACCAAGCATTTGGGATAACTTCACTCATAAATATACAG AAAAAATAAGAGATAGAAGTAATGGTGATGTAGCTGATGACTCCTATCATAAGTACAAAGAAGATATTGAACTCATAAAGGATTTGAATATGGATGCTTATAGATTCTCCATTTCTTGGTCTAGAGTTCTACCAA AGGGAAAGCTTAGCGGAGGTGTAAATCCTGAAGGAATAAAGTACTACAACAATCTCATCAACGAATTATTGGCTAAGG GTTTGCAACCATATGTGACACTTTTTCATTGGGACGTTCCCCAAGCTTTAGAGGATGAGTATGGCGGTTTTTTAAGCCGTCACATTGT AGATGATTTTAGAGACTATGCTGAACTTTGCTTCAAGGAATTTGGTGATAGAGTGAAACATTGGATTACTATAAATGAACCATGGAGTGTGAGCATGAATGCTTATGCAATCGGAAAGTTCGCACCCGGTCGATGTTCAGATTGGTTAAATCTGAATTGCACAGGAGGTGATTCAGGGACAGAACCATATTTGACTGCACACAACCAGCTTCTTGCTCATTCTGCTGCTGCAAATTTGTACCGAATCAAATATAAG TCATCTCAACGAGGCATAATAGGGATTACCTTAGTCTCATACTGGTATGAGCCGGCCACTACAGCGAAGGCCGATGTTGATGCTTCAAAACGAGGCCTCGACTTCATGTTTGGATG GTATATGAATCCGCTTACAAGAGGCAAATATCCAAAAAGCATGCTAACTTTGGTGGGAAAGAGATTACCAAAGTTCTCAAAAGAAGAGTCAAGGGAACTTAAGGGGTCTTTTGATTTTCTAGGCCTAAACTATTACTCATCCTACTATGCTGCTGATGCACCTCACCTTCGCAATGCCGCGCAACCAGCCATACAAACCGATTCTCTTATTAATGCTACAT TTGAACATAACGGCAAGCCTCTTGGTCCAATG TCTGCTTCGAGTTGGTTATGTATTTATCCAAAAGGATTTCGGAATCTTTTGCTTTACACCAAGAAAACGTACAAGGACCCTGTAATTTACATTACTGAAAATG GTCGTGATGAGTTCAACGATCCAACATTATCTCTTGAAGAATCTTTGTTAGATACTTATAGGATTGATTACTACTATCGTCATCTTTACTATCTTGAAACAGCAATCAG GGATGGTGTGAATGTAAAGGGATATTTTGCATGGTCATTGTTGGATAACTTTGAATGGGAATCTGGCTTGAGCTTGAGATTTGGACTCGTCTTCGTTGATTTTAAAGACGGTCAGAAAAGACACCCAAAACTTTCTGCTGAATGGTTCAAGAATTTTCTCGTTAAATCTTAG
- the LOC127104425 gene encoding uncharacterized protein LOC127104425, whose amino-acid sequence MRSLHDQEFAEFLMRIGDGVEPTKPDDMVRLPLHIAIPWEGEHSIQVLIQHIFPNLEFHGWDAPYMVQRAILTPTNDDVQKLNDMIIDQFPGEEHDLLLFDEVEGDNHNLYQQEFLNSIAQGSLPPHILKIKKGNMLDVEILTGSNAGKCAFLPRIKIKTTASDGLPFVLSRKQFPVRLSFAITINKSQGQIIPNVEIYLPRHVFSHGQLYVALSRGVSYTTTRVLTREGKLKGEDGESTKNVVYKQILLSHPQFFKSQERIDKGMYEELIRIFISCRKKENTSNRDFMFDIPLKEHH is encoded by the exons ATGCGATCATTGCATGATCAAGAGTTTGCAGAATTTCTTATGCGCATTGGTGATGGTGTTGAACCTACCAAACCAGATGACATGGTGAGGTTACCTTTACATATTGCAATCCCATGGGAAGGTGAACATTCCATACAAGTACTTATCCAACATATTTTTCCTAATTTAGAATTCCATGGTTGGGATGCTCCATATATGGTACAAAGAGCTATTTTGACACCAACAAATGATGATGTCCAGAAATTGAATGATATGATTATCGATCAGTTTCCAGGAGAAGAACATGATTTGTTATTGTTTGACGAGGTTGAAGGAGATAATCATAATTTATACCAGCAAGAATTCTTAAACTCAATTGCACAAGGTAGTTTGCCACCACATATTCTAAAGATAAAAAAGGG GAATATGTTAGATGTGGAAATCTTGACAGGAAGCAACGCAGGAAAATGTGCTTTTTTGCctagaattaaaataaaaacaactGCAAGTGATGGACTgccttttgtccttagtagaAAGCAGTTTCCTGTGCGACTAAGTTTTGCAATTACAATAAATAAATCACAAGGACAAATCATTCCAAATGTTGAAATATATCTTCCACGACATGTTTTTAGTCATGGACAGTTATATGTGGCTTTATCCAGGGGTGTTTCATATACTACAACAAGAGTTTTAACCAGGGAAGGAAAATTGAAAGGAGAAGATGGTGAAAGCACAAAAAATGTAGTCTACAAACAAATTCTTTTATCGCACCCGCAG ttttttaaatctcaagagCGCATTGATAAAGGGATGTATGAAGAATTGATTCGAATCTTTATAAG TTGCAGGAAAAAAGAAAATACTTCGAATAGAGATTTCATGTTCGACATTCCTCTTAAAGAACATCATTGA
- the LOC127104426 gene encoding uncharacterized protein LOC127104426, with translation MVEDYQTANNVVESDLTNMLLKDLNELLNLHGKKIEDYDLPYLPPNTIDRGVVPSIIQEELAEDIPNEDIESVAKLNNDQMIAFNTIMNVIVQKYSGVFFVDGPGGTGKTFLYRTLMEILRSRGEIVLATTSSGIAATLLPDGMIAHSRYKIPIDIQPSSICGIQKRKDLANLIRVAAAIIWDEAPMTNKNCLEALDRSLQDICSNSAPFGGKVQIMGGGEIFVKFFLL, from the coding sequence ATGGTAGAGGATTATCAAACAGCTAACAATGTTGTGGAATCAGACTTAACTAATATGTTGTTGAAGGACTTGAATGAACTCTTAAACCTGCATGGTAAAAAGATTGAAGATTATGATCTCCCATATTTACCCCCTAATACAATAGACAGAGGCGTAGTTCCAAGTATCATACAAGAGGAGTTAGCAGAAGATATCCCCAATGAAGATATTGAATCTGTTGCTAAGTTAAATAATGATCAAATGATTGCATTCAACACAATTATGAATGTAATTGTTCAAAAATATAGTGGGGTATTTTTTGTTGATGGTCCAGGAGGAACAGGTAAAACATTCCTTTATAGAACATTAATGGAAATTTTAAGAAGTAGAGGAGAAATTGTCTTAGCAACTACATCATCAGGTATAGCTGCAACATTATTACCCGATGGTATGATTGCACACTCTCGATATAAGATACCTATTGATATTCAACCGAGTTCCATTTGTGGTATTCAAAAGCGAAAGGATCTTGCAAATCTCATTAGAGTTGCTGCCGCAATAATTTGGGATGAAGCACCAATGACAAACAAAAATTGTTTGGAAGCCTTAGATCGATCATTACAAGACATTTGTAGCAACAGTGCTCCATTTGGTGGAAAAGTTCAGATCATGGGGGGGGGGGAGATTTTTGTCAAGTTCTTCCTGTTGTAA